A genomic region of Deinococcus sp. KSM4-11 contains the following coding sequences:
- a CDS encoding 50S ribosomal protein L11 methyltransferase has translation MLVYHLPGTFDTRENHLDLLWDAGATGLEERAGSIRAYFDGRTDLPAEVADGEWRQEADQDWLAEFKANLKPVTAGRVTIVPPWLTAEVPAGQLPLIIEPGMAFGTGHHATTRMAVEALSALNLQGQRVLDVGTGSGVLAIAAALLGAQAALGVDIDPQTIPIARENAEINGVPRAVVTFLEGTLGSDLPEHAAPDGIFDVLVANLYAELHDLLAGEYLAHLQPGGSLVLTGILVGKLPLVQDALDREGVTDVLVRQDGEWALVTACAPR, from the coding sequence ATGCTCGTGTACCACCTGCCTGGCACCTTCGACACCCGTGAGAACCACCTCGACCTGCTGTGGGACGCCGGCGCGACCGGCCTGGAGGAACGCGCCGGCTCGATCCGCGCGTACTTCGACGGCCGCACGGATCTCCCCGCCGAGGTGGCGGACGGCGAGTGGCGTCAGGAGGCTGACCAGGACTGGTTGGCCGAATTCAAGGCGAACCTGAAACCCGTGACGGCCGGCCGGGTGACCATCGTTCCGCCCTGGCTGACCGCGGAGGTACCGGCCGGGCAGCTTCCGCTGATCATCGAGCCCGGCATGGCCTTCGGCACCGGCCACCATGCGACCACCCGCATGGCCGTGGAAGCCCTGTCAGCCCTGAACCTGCAGGGCCAGCGCGTGCTGGATGTGGGCACCGGCAGCGGCGTGCTGGCCATCGCCGCCGCGCTGCTCGGGGCGCAGGCCGCGCTGGGCGTGGACATCGATCCGCAGACCATCCCGATTGCCCGGGAGAATGCCGAGATCAACGGTGTGCCGCGCGCAGTCGTGACTTTCCTGGAGGGCACGCTGGGCAGCGACCTGCCCGAGCACGCGGCGCCTGACGGCATCTTCGACGTGCTGGTCGCGAACCTGTACGCGGAACTGCACGACCTGCTGGCGGGCGAGTACTTGGCCCACCTGCAGCCGGGGGGATCGCTGGTGCTGACGGGCATCTTGGTCGGGAAACTGCCGCTGGTGCAGGACGCGCTCGACCGGGAAGGAGTCACGGATGTCCTGGTGCGGCAGGACGGTGAGTGGGCGCTCGTGACGGCCTGCGCTCCCCGGTGA
- a CDS encoding alanyl-tRNA editing protein yields MTRALYHDLPPRLDFTATVTAVDGSRALLDATAFYPEGGGQSGDTGLLRWSGGEATVTATRKDKAMGHIWHDLTGAVPEVGTPVSGEVDPGPRWRHTQRHSGEHLLAQAFARVNPAFAVEAVSMTSPECTLDLRGEPTEADVRAAESLLRETLGRTDLLLRTPVVAEHDLHEYPLRRTTKVRGEVRLVIFEDAFGAPFDVSACGGTHVPRASLASPVVVLRTERIKGGLTRVVFMAGEEAAEYLSGVYRDARALAQTFSVPVARLAERVDALCEDLRVTSDTLSATRKVLARTLLDTVPCREVGSRSLQLHALDDPALLTELLMLVDTGTVVAAVTPTGRCGIATGHPDEDAGALLRSVLTRTGGKGGGKPTLAQGQTEQPDVFLEMVAQVLAER; encoded by the coding sequence ATGACCCGCGCCCTGTACCACGACCTGCCGCCCCGCCTCGACTTCACCGCCACGGTCACGGCGGTGGACGGTTCCCGCGCCCTGCTGGATGCCACGGCCTTCTATCCCGAGGGCGGGGGCCAGTCGGGCGATACGGGCCTCCTGCGGTGGAGTGGGGGAGAGGCGACCGTCACCGCGACGCGCAAGGACAAGGCCATGGGCCACATCTGGCATGACCTGACCGGCGCGGTTCCCGAAGTGGGCACTCCCGTGAGCGGTGAGGTGGATCCGGGCCCCCGCTGGCGGCACACGCAGCGGCATTCCGGCGAGCACCTGCTCGCCCAGGCCTTCGCGCGCGTGAATCCGGCGTTCGCGGTCGAGGCGGTGAGCATGACCTCGCCGGAATGCACCCTCGATCTGCGCGGCGAGCCCACCGAGGCCGACGTGCGCGCCGCCGAATCCCTGCTGCGTGAGACGCTGGGCCGGACGGACCTGCTCCTCCGCACGCCGGTCGTGGCCGAACACGACCTCCACGAGTACCCGCTGCGGCGCACCACGAAAGTGCGCGGCGAGGTGCGCCTCGTGATCTTCGAGGACGCTTTCGGCGCCCCGTTCGACGTCAGTGCCTGCGGTGGTACCCACGTGCCCCGCGCCAGTCTCGCCTCGCCTGTGGTCGTCCTGCGTACCGAGCGCATCAAGGGCGGCCTGACCCGCGTGGTGTTCATGGCGGGAGAGGAGGCGGCAGAGTACCTCAGCGGCGTGTACCGCGACGCCCGTGCCCTCGCGCAGACATTCAGCGTCCCCGTCGCCCGCCTGGCCGAGCGGGTGGATGCGCTGTGTGAAGACCTGCGGGTAACGTCCGATACCCTGTCGGCCACGCGCAAGGTTCTGGCCAGAACCCTCTTGGACACGGTTCCCTGCCGCGAAGTTGGCTCCCGGAGCCTTCAGCTTCATGCCCTCGACGATCCCGCTCTTCTGACCGAACTGCTGATGCTGGTAGACACCGGCACGGTCGTGGCCGCCGTCACGCCTACGGGCCGCTGTGGCATCGCCACCGGGCATCCGGACGAGGACGCCGGGGCGCTGCTGCGTTCGGTCCTGACCCGCACCGGCGGCAAGGGTGGCGGGAAGCCCACCCTGGCGCAGGGGCAGACCGAGCAGCCGGACGTCTTTCTGGAGATGGTGGCGCAGGTGCTCGCCGAACGCTGA
- the deoD gene encoding purine-nucleoside phosphorylase: protein MSIHLNAEPGQIAETVLLPGDPLRARHIAETFFENPVLHNTVRGMNGYTGTYRGQRVSVQGTGMGIASSMIYVNELITGYGCQNLIRVGTAGSYQEHVRVRDIVLAQAACTDSNINNIRFGAKNFAPIADFGLLQRAHAIAQQRGHTTHVGNIMSSDTFYHDEFDQYKLWAEYGVLAVEMEAAGLYTLAAKHGVKALTVLTISDHLVTKEETTAEERQVTFNAMIEIALDAALGL, encoded by the coding sequence ATGAGCATTCACCTGAACGCCGAACCCGGCCAGATTGCCGAGACCGTCCTGCTGCCGGGCGATCCCCTGCGTGCCCGGCACATAGCCGAGACCTTCTTCGAGAATCCGGTGCTGCACAACACCGTGCGCGGCATGAACGGCTACACCGGCACCTACCGGGGCCAGCGCGTGAGCGTCCAGGGCACGGGCATGGGCATCGCGTCCTCGATGATCTACGTGAACGAACTCATCACCGGCTACGGCTGCCAGAACCTGATCCGGGTGGGCACGGCAGGCAGCTATCAGGAACACGTGCGCGTGCGCGACATCGTGCTCGCGCAGGCGGCCTGTACGGACAGCAATATCAACAACATCCGTTTCGGGGCGAAGAACTTCGCGCCCATCGCAGATTTCGGGCTGCTGCAGCGCGCCCATGCGATTGCGCAGCAGCGCGGGCACACCACGCACGTGGGCAACATCATGAGCAGCGACACCTTCTACCACGACGAGTTCGACCAGTACAAACTCTGGGCCGAGTACGGCGTACTGGCGGTGGAGATGGAAGCGGCCGGGCTGTACACCCTGGCCGCCAAGCACGGTGTGAAGGCGCTGACGGTGCTGACCATCAGCGACCACCTTGTGACCAAGGAGGAAACGACCGCCGAGGAGCGGCAGGTGACCTTCAACGCGATGATCGAGATTGCGCTGGACGCCGCCCTCGGGCTGTAA
- a CDS encoding RsmB/NOP family class I SAM-dependent RNA methyltransferase yields MTRPSPTGRRPVPPNPARELGVRVLMRVMAGDSFAAPALDAALHAAHLPARDAGLATHLVYGTLRHHSSLRAALTPMLDAGTHPKVWTLLMCGTFEKLYLDTPAHAVVSEYVNLAREARLAPPGLVNAVLRRVEAAPDAPASELPDWLASVYRTAYGPQADAVMASLLEPQPLWLSLSDAGVATLEVEGSLVTPGVQGADRVELGRPLRETEAYRTGQAQPINPASLACVAALGPVDGQLVLDLAGGAGIKAAMLAARGAQVTSVDIQPGRHAAARRNLKRLGLAATFITHDLTQPLDTEPAPLVLLDAPCTGTGTLRSHPEIKLRLTPDGVEQAAILQARMLRSAAELVAAGGTLVYSVCSVTPQEGPDVVTTFLGEHPEFQAVDVPALEVPHVSAGPGVLTVPLDGIDGFFIARLQKR; encoded by the coding sequence ATGACCCGCCCCTCCCCCACCGGTCGCCGCCCGGTTCCTCCCAATCCCGCCCGCGAACTCGGCGTGCGCGTCCTGATGCGCGTCATGGCCGGTGACTCGTTCGCTGCGCCTGCGCTGGACGCCGCGCTTCACGCTGCGCACCTGCCGGCCCGCGATGCCGGGCTGGCCACCCACCTCGTCTACGGCACGCTGCGGCACCACTCCAGTCTGCGCGCGGCCCTGACGCCCATGCTGGACGCCGGCACCCACCCTAAAGTGTGGACGCTGCTCATGTGTGGCACCTTCGAGAAGCTGTACCTCGATACGCCCGCCCACGCGGTCGTCAGCGAATACGTGAACCTGGCCAGGGAGGCCCGCCTGGCCCCGCCGGGACTGGTGAACGCTGTGCTGCGCCGCGTGGAGGCCGCGCCGGACGCTCCGGCCTCCGAGCTGCCGGACTGGCTTGCATCGGTCTACAGGACGGCGTACGGGCCACAGGCTGATGCCGTGATGGCCAGTCTGCTCGAGCCACAACCGCTGTGGCTGAGCCTGTCCGACGCCGGCGTGGCCACGCTGGAGGTCGAGGGCAGCCTGGTCACGCCGGGCGTTCAGGGAGCCGACCGGGTTGAGCTGGGTCGGCCCCTGCGGGAGACCGAGGCCTACCGCACCGGACAGGCCCAGCCGATCAACCCGGCCAGTCTGGCGTGCGTCGCCGCCCTGGGGCCGGTCGATGGGCAGCTGGTGCTTGATCTGGCGGGTGGAGCGGGCATCAAGGCGGCCATGCTCGCGGCGCGCGGCGCCCAGGTCACGAGTGTGGACATCCAGCCCGGCCGACACGCGGCCGCGCGGCGCAACCTGAAGCGGCTTGGTCTGGCCGCCACATTCATCACGCACGACCTCACGCAGCCGCTAGACACAGAACCGGCCCCTCTGGTGCTGCTGGACGCGCCCTGCACCGGCACCGGCACGCTGCGCAGCCACCCGGAGATCAAGCTCCGCCTCACGCCGGACGGGGTCGAGCAGGCCGCGATTCTCCAGGCCCGGATGCTGCGGTCGGCGGCGGAACTCGTCGCGGCGGGAGGCACCCTGGTCTATTCGGTGTGCTCTGTGACCCCGCAGGAAGGGCCGGACGTGGTCACGACCTTCCTCGGCGAGCACCCAGAGTTTCAGGCGGTGGACGTACCCGCCCTGGAGGTGCCGCACGTTTCCGCTGGGCCAGGGGTGCTGACCGTGCCTCTGGACGGCATCGACGGCTTCTTCATCGCAAGGCTCCAGAAGCGCTGA
- a CDS encoding MFS transporter: MSGSTPRASAQGRAKLILFLTIFSAMLGLSILFPIIGPLGRELGLSETQTAWFSTGYSLMQFVFSPIWGTRSERLGRKPVLLMGLTGFALSFGLFGMLADLGLHGVLTGVPLFVLLVAARVLGGMLSSATLPTAQAMMADLSAAGDRAAGMGLIGAAFGLGVVFGPGLGALLSGLGLTAPVYFSAGLGLLTALVAARVLPETRLAEQDRSVGADRRTLLARPGIGLFLALSAVTTLASVGMEQTIGFFVQDTLHLTPAGAARAVGGMLAVFGVVAALVQGGAIRPLAKKVPPTPLLALGLLVMGTGMLLLAGMGAFWPITLALAVIGVGSAILSPSLSAALSLSVGTDEQGTVAGLNSSALALGRMTGPLIGTGLYQHVGHSAPYLLSGSVLGAALVWTLVARPKVTLPEPVPVR; this comes from the coding sequence ATGTCCGGCTCCACCCCACGTGCCAGCGCCCAGGGCCGCGCCAAACTCATCCTCTTCCTCACCATCTTCAGCGCCATGCTCGGCCTGAGCATCCTCTTTCCGATCATCGGGCCGCTCGGCCGTGAACTCGGCCTGAGTGAGACCCAGACCGCGTGGTTCTCGACCGGATACAGCCTGATGCAGTTCGTGTTCTCCCCGATCTGGGGAACGCGCAGTGAACGCCTGGGGCGCAAACCGGTGCTGCTGATGGGCCTGACAGGCTTTGCCCTGTCGTTCGGACTGTTCGGCATGCTCGCCGACCTCGGCCTGCACGGCGTCCTGACCGGCGTCCCCCTATTCGTCCTGCTCGTGGCCGCCCGCGTGCTGGGCGGCATGCTGTCTAGCGCCACCCTGCCCACGGCACAGGCCATGATGGCCGATCTGAGCGCCGCCGGGGATCGTGCCGCCGGCATGGGCCTGATCGGGGCCGCCTTTGGGCTGGGCGTGGTCTTCGGGCCGGGTCTGGGCGCCCTGCTGAGCGGACTCGGCCTGACCGCCCCTGTGTACTTCAGCGCCGGACTGGGGCTGCTCACGGCCCTGGTGGCCGCCCGCGTGCTGCCCGAGACGAGGCTGGCCGAGCAGGACAGAAGTGTCGGTGCCGACCGCCGCACCCTGCTCGCCCGCCCCGGTATCGGACTGTTCCTCGCACTGAGCGCCGTCACGACCCTGGCCTCGGTGGGCATGGAGCAGACCATCGGATTCTTCGTCCAGGACACCCTGCACCTCACTCCGGCGGGAGCGGCGCGGGCGGTGGGCGGCATGCTTGCTGTGTTCGGTGTGGTGGCGGCTCTGGTGCAGGGCGGCGCGATCCGGCCCCTGGCGAAGAAGGTGCCGCCCACGCCGCTCCTCGCCCTGGGGCTGCTGGTCATGGGAACCGGCATGCTGCTGCTGGCCGGTATGGGCGCGTTCTGGCCGATCACCCTGGCCCTGGCCGTGATCGGGGTGGGCAGCGCCATCCTGAGCCCCAGCCTGAGCGCCGCCCTCAGCCTCAGCGTGGGTACGGACGAGCAGGGGACGGTCGCCGGACTGAATTCCAGTGCGCTGGCCCTGGGCCGGATGACCGGTCCGCTGATCGGCACGGGCCTGTACCAGCATGTGGGCCACAGCGCGCCGTACCTGCTGAGCGGCAGCGTGCTGGGCGCCGCGCTGGTGTGGACGCTGGTGGCACGGCCGAAAGTGACGCTGCCTGAGCCCGTCCCGGTGCGCTGA
- a CDS encoding maltose ABC transporter substrate-binding protein codes for MKKALTILSLALISSANAATLTVWSHFGGPELTWLKDQAAAFQKKTGNTINIVTVPLDQMKDKFIQSAPKGQGPDLLLTLPHDQLGALAAAGVIEPMDKYITSKTDLDKTAVNAMTYQGKLFGLPMYAESVAVVYNKKLVPTAPGSWADFLKAAQANTGNGKFGYLADLSNAYAQYGIISAYGGYVFKNNGGTLNTKDVGLANPGADKASAFLNDLRYKYNLVPEGVDGGAAKSAFVDGKLAMLLTGPWDMGDIKKAGIDYGITTFPTPPGATGKWSPFVGVQGTMINAYSKNKALAAQFAKAVATTDAQVSFNTAGGRIPVSLSARTKLKADPVVVGFGKAISAGTPMPNVPAMGAVWGPWSAAIAQSVQKPNQDYGSILNKAVTEINSNIK; via the coding sequence ATGAAAAAAGCCCTGACCATCCTGTCCCTGGCCCTGATCAGCAGCGCCAACGCCGCCACCCTGACCGTCTGGTCCCACTTTGGCGGGCCGGAGCTCACGTGGCTCAAGGATCAGGCCGCCGCCTTCCAGAAAAAGACTGGCAACACGATCAATATCGTCACCGTGCCGCTCGACCAGATGAAGGACAAGTTCATCCAGAGCGCTCCCAAGGGCCAGGGCCCGGATCTGCTGCTGACCCTGCCGCACGACCAGCTGGGCGCCCTTGCGGCCGCCGGCGTGATTGAGCCGATGGACAAATACATCACCAGCAAGACCGACCTGGACAAGACGGCCGTGAACGCCATGACCTACCAGGGCAAGCTGTTCGGCCTCCCCATGTACGCCGAATCCGTCGCGGTCGTCTACAACAAGAAGCTCGTCCCGACGGCCCCCGGCAGCTGGGCGGACTTCCTGAAGGCCGCGCAGGCGAACACCGGCAACGGCAAGTTCGGTTACCTCGCGGATCTGAGCAACGCCTACGCGCAGTACGGCATCATCAGTGCCTACGGCGGGTACGTGTTCAAGAACAACGGTGGCACCCTGAATACCAAGGACGTCGGCCTGGCGAACCCCGGCGCCGATAAGGCCAGCGCCTTCCTGAATGACCTGCGATACAAGTACAACCTGGTGCCCGAAGGGGTGGACGGCGGCGCCGCCAAGAGCGCCTTCGTGGATGGCAAGCTCGCCATGCTGCTCACCGGTCCCTGGGACATGGGCGACATCAAGAAGGCGGGCATCGACTACGGCATCACCACCTTCCCGACACCTCCCGGCGCGACCGGCAAGTGGAGCCCCTTCGTGGGCGTACAGGGCACCATGATCAACGCCTACAGCAAGAACAAGGCCCTGGCTGCGCAGTTCGCCAAGGCCGTCGCCACCACCGATGCGCAGGTCTCGTTCAACACTGCCGGGGGCCGCATTCCGGTCAGCCTCAGCGCCCGCACCAAGCTGAAGGCCGATCCGGTCGTCGTGGGCTTCGGGAAGGCCATCTCGGCCGGCACCCCCATGCCCAACGTGCCCGCCATGGGCGCGGTGTGGGGCCCCTGGAGCGCCGCGATCGCGCAGAGCGTGCAGAAGCCCAACCAGGATTACGGCTCGATCCTGAACAAGGCCGTGACCGAGATCAACAGCAACATCAAGTAA
- a CDS encoding ABC transporter permease subunit, whose product MIETMTPPVAAAHRPMVPPPGTRGVLIAIGILMVMLGIAALAGWLISSLTSQVWASAPPYLILVWVVLALVVLMPVAYRLFPWITNWYYLFPALVFILAFTVLPVVLTVNYAFTNYSGENSGNPDSGVRTAATLSADRRVVTLADVPEGQALATYLKCRTATCAGDTVILYDADAAVPYRYKVASVAGKAVTLQAPVPDTLKVANATRLNRYERVGLKNFQDIFARASRALWPVFVWTVVFALGTVILNTLAGLILGILLFNKRLKGRNVYRTLLFLPWAIPAVISVQMWVALLNQQFGIVNKSLGLLGFAAVPWLGDPLWAKVSILLVNLWLGFPYMMTATISALSTINEDLYEAASIDGASRWQQITNITLPLLRTSFTPIMLSAFAFNFNNFGIIYLLTQGGPAQEGRESTAQSTDILLSWGYNTAFASSGGQNYALASAIALIIFFLTLAISLVNFKAAGVFEEARK is encoded by the coding sequence ATGATCGAGACCATGACACCGCCCGTCGCTGCGGCGCACCGGCCGATGGTGCCGCCGCCGGGCACCCGTGGCGTGCTGATCGCCATCGGCATTCTGATGGTCATGCTGGGCATCGCGGCGCTGGCCGGCTGGCTGATCTCCAGCCTCACCAGTCAGGTGTGGGCCTCGGCGCCGCCCTACCTGATCCTCGTCTGGGTGGTGCTGGCGCTGGTCGTGCTGATGCCCGTGGCCTACCGCCTCTTCCCATGGATCACGAATTGGTACTACCTGTTCCCGGCCCTAGTCTTCATCCTGGCGTTCACGGTGCTCCCGGTCGTGCTGACGGTGAATTACGCCTTTACGAACTACAGCGGCGAGAACAGCGGCAATCCGGACAGCGGCGTGCGCACCGCCGCCACCCTCAGCGCCGACCGGCGCGTCGTGACCCTGGCCGATGTGCCCGAAGGACAGGCGCTGGCCACCTATCTCAAATGCCGCACGGCCACCTGTGCAGGCGACACCGTGATCCTCTACGACGCCGACGCCGCCGTCCCCTACCGCTACAAGGTCGCGAGCGTGGCCGGGAAGGCCGTTACCCTGCAGGCCCCGGTTCCGGACACCTTGAAAGTCGCGAACGCCACGCGTCTGAACCGATATGAGCGGGTGGGCCTGAAGAACTTCCAGGACATCTTCGCCCGTGCGTCCCGCGCCCTGTGGCCCGTGTTCGTCTGGACCGTGGTGTTTGCCCTGGGCACGGTCATCCTGAACACGCTCGCCGGGTTGATCCTGGGCATACTGCTGTTCAACAAACGCCTCAAGGGCCGGAACGTCTACCGCACGCTGCTGTTCCTGCCGTGGGCGATTCCGGCGGTCATCAGCGTGCAGATGTGGGTGGCGCTACTGAACCAGCAGTTCGGCATCGTGAACAAGTCGTTGGGGCTGCTCGGCTTCGCGGCCGTGCCGTGGCTCGGCGACCCGCTGTGGGCCAAGGTCAGCATCCTGCTCGTGAACCTGTGGCTGGGCTTTCCCTACATGATGACGGCGACCATCTCGGCCCTGTCGACCATCAACGAGGATCTGTATGAGGCCGCGAGCATCGACGGCGCGAGCCGCTGGCAGCAGATCACCAACATCACGCTGCCCCTGCTGAGGACGTCGTTCACGCCGATCATGCTGTCGGCCTTCGCGTTCAACTTCAACAACTTCGGGATCATCTACCTGCTCACCCAGGGCGGCCCCGCCCAGGAGGGCCGCGAGAGCACCGCGCAGAGCACGGACATCCTGCTGTCGTGGGGATACAACACGGCCTTCGCCAGCAGCGGCGGTCAGAATTACGCCCTGGCCAGCGCCATTGCCCTGATCATCTTCTTCCTGACCCTGGCCATCAGCCTCGTGAACTTCAAGGCGGCGGGCGTGTTTGAGGAGGCCCGCAAGTGA
- a CDS encoding sugar ABC transporter permease, producing MTSVPQKTAPSLPPGGYVHHEPTALRRALPWIVLAALVIGFTVLGLALSHNMQGRPKSFTIYFIDHGWVRFLLFLLVASGVLALTSLAGQRIGEARTGRKISYVAVLGDQLTHLFLILVVLVAVYPLFYVVLAAFDPRNSLFAFPDFSNPNILYRSGLLPNLQVLSLENYGKLFDGLTIPGWQVMLAVIGGAALAVVLILALMNRLGRDTVGLSQTRTWALRVLVAAVALIVLFMTPAQFTGQGNESKFLLSVRNTLFVSGLTGLLAILLSTTAGYAMARLRFPGRFQMLLFFIFIQMFPVFLALVAVYTLMVILGLTNTFTGLILAYSGGAIAFNTWIFKGYVESLPESLEEAAMVDGATRWQTFLRVVLPLSGGILVFIFLNQFIGTYAEFILANVLLTGVEKWTVGVMLLSFTSGQFSTKWGIFAAAATLGALPIVGLFYGFQQFFVGGTVSGGVKE from the coding sequence GTGACCAGCGTTCCGCAGAAAACCGCGCCGTCCCTGCCGCCCGGCGGGTACGTGCACCACGAGCCCACCGCCCTGCGCCGCGCCCTGCCGTGGATCGTCCTGGCCGCCCTGGTCATCGGCTTCACCGTGCTCGGCCTGGCCCTGTCGCACAACATGCAGGGCCGTCCCAAGAGTTTCACCATCTACTTCATCGACCACGGCTGGGTGCGCTTCCTGCTGTTCCTGCTGGTCGCCAGTGGCGTCCTCGCCCTCACCAGCCTGGCCGGTCAGCGGATCGGGGAGGCGCGCACCGGGCGAAAGATCAGCTACGTCGCCGTGCTCGGCGACCAGCTCACGCACCTGTTCCTGATCCTGGTCGTGCTGGTGGCGGTGTACCCGCTGTTCTACGTGGTGCTCGCCGCCTTCGACCCGCGCAACTCGCTGTTCGCCTTCCCGGACTTCAGCAACCCGAACATCCTGTACCGCAGCGGCCTGCTCCCGAACCTGCAGGTACTCAGCCTGGAGAACTACGGCAAGCTTTTCGACGGCCTGACCATTCCCGGCTGGCAGGTGATGCTGGCCGTGATTGGCGGCGCCGCGCTCGCGGTCGTGCTGATCCTGGCCCTGATGAACCGCCTGGGTCGAGACACGGTCGGCCTGTCCCAGACGCGGACGTGGGCCCTGCGGGTGCTGGTGGCGGCTGTGGCATTGATCGTGCTGTTCATGACGCCCGCGCAGTTCACCGGGCAGGGCAACGAGAGCAAGTTCCTCCTCTCGGTACGCAACACCTTGTTCGTCTCCGGCCTCACCGGCCTGCTGGCCATCCTGCTCTCGACCACCGCCGGGTACGCCATGGCCCGGCTGCGCTTCCCCGGCCGCTTCCAGATGCTGCTGTTCTTCATCTTCATCCAGATGTTCCCGGTGTTCCTGGCGCTGGTGGCCGTGTATACCCTGATGGTCATCCTGGGCCTCACGAACACCTTCACCGGCCTGATTCTCGCGTACTCGGGCGGCGCGATCGCCTTCAACACCTGGATCTTCAAGGGGTACGTGGAGTCCCTGCCGGAATCGCTGGAGGAAGCGGCGATGGTGGACGGCGCGACCCGCTGGCAGACTTTCCTGCGCGTGGTGCTGCCGTTGTCGGGTGGCATCCTGGTGTTCATCTTCCTGAACCAGTTCATCGGCACCTACGCCGAGTTCATATTGGCGAACGTCCTGCTGACCGGCGTGGAGAAATGGACGGTGGGCGTAATGCTGCTGTCGTTCACCAGCGGGCAGTTCAGCACCAAGTGGGGCATTTTCGCGGCGGCGGCGACCCTGGGCGCGCTGCCGATCGTGGGGCTGTTCTACGGCTTCCAGCAGTTCTTCGTGGGCGGCACCGTCTCGGGTGGCGTCAAGGAATAG
- the pckA gene encoding phosphoenolpyruvate carboxykinase (ATP) encodes MSLTATTPLTDLGIEHATVHLNPSVDELYAHAIRLGEGVEAATGPLTVRTNKGGRSPKDRFIVKDDLTRDTVWWGGFNTPTTPDIFDRLLNRMTAYADDRELFVQQVYAGTDPEHRIAVRMVTEMAYHSLFVHNMFVRPTPDELRTFQEDWTVLNIPSFKADPARDGVRSDTFILVNFTRRMIIAGGTQYAGENKKGIFSVLNFLLPKQGVMPMHCSANIGPAGDVALFFGLSGTGKTTLSADPTRRLIGDDEHGWTDDGIFNFEGGCYAKVINLNAEAEPVIYRTTRTRGTVLENVVLDEHCVPDLADGSLTENTRSAYPIEEVANHQPGGRGGHPKHVVFLTADAFGVLPPISRLTPEQTMYQFISGFTAKIPGTEEGVTEPSPTFSTCFGAPFMPRHPGEYARLLAQKIRASGAQVWLVNTGWTGGMYGVGHRMSIRHTRALLDAALNGRLDDVPFEVEPYFNLAIPTEVPGIPAEVLRPQRAWADPQAYARTAHKLAGLFRENFRRFEDGVDPAVTASMPTADA; translated from the coding sequence ATGAGCCTGACTGCCACCACGCCTCTGACCGACCTGGGTATCGAGCACGCGACCGTTCACCTCAATCCCAGCGTGGACGAGCTGTACGCCCACGCCATCCGACTCGGCGAGGGCGTCGAGGCCGCCACCGGGCCGCTGACCGTCCGGACGAACAAGGGCGGCCGGAGTCCCAAAGACCGCTTCATCGTCAAGGACGACCTGACGCGCGACACCGTGTGGTGGGGCGGGTTCAACACGCCCACCACGCCGGACATCTTCGACCGCCTGCTGAACCGGATGACCGCCTACGCGGATGACCGGGAGCTGTTCGTCCAGCAGGTGTACGCCGGAACGGATCCCGAGCACCGGATCGCCGTGCGTATGGTGACCGAGATGGCGTACCACAGCCTGTTCGTCCACAACATGTTCGTGCGCCCCACGCCCGATGAGCTGCGAACCTTCCAGGAGGACTGGACGGTGCTGAACATCCCCTCGTTCAAGGCCGATCCGGCGCGCGACGGGGTGCGAAGCGACACGTTCATTCTGGTGAATTTCACGCGCCGCATGATCATCGCCGGCGGCACGCAGTACGCGGGCGAGAACAAGAAGGGCATCTTCAGCGTCCTGAACTTCCTGTTGCCGAAGCAGGGGGTAATGCCCATGCACTGCTCGGCGAACATCGGCCCCGCCGGTGACGTGGCGCTGTTCTTCGGGCTGAGTGGCACCGGCAAGACCACCCTGAGTGCCGACCCGACCCGGCGGCTGATCGGGGACGACGAGCACGGCTGGACGGACGATGGCATCTTCAACTTCGAGGGTGGCTGCTACGCGAAGGTGATCAACCTGAACGCCGAGGCGGAGCCTGTGATCTACCGCACCACCCGCACGCGCGGCACCGTGCTGGAGAACGTGGTGCTGGACGAACACTGCGTACCTGATCTGGCCGACGGCTCGCTGACCGAGAACACGCGCTCCGCGTACCCGATCGAGGAGGTGGCCAACCACCAGCCCGGCGGCCGGGGCGGGCACCCGAAACACGTGGTGTTCCTGACCGCCGACGCTTTCGGTGTGCTTCCACCCATCAGCCGGTTGACGCCGGAGCAGACCATGTACCAGTTCATCAGCGGGTTCACGGCGAAGATTCCCGGCACCGAGGAGGGCGTCACGGAGCCCAGTCCAACCTTCAGCACCTGCTTCGGCGCGCCCTTCATGCCCCGTCATCCGGGCGAGTACGCCCGGCTCCTGGCGCAGAAAATCCGGGCCAGCGGCGCGCAGGTGTGGCTGGTGAACACCGGCTGGACTGGCGGCATGTACGGCGTGGGTCACCGCATGAGCATCCGCCACACGCGGGCTCTGCTGGACGCTGCCCTGAACGGCCGGCTGGACGACGTGCCCTTCGAGGTCGAGCCTTACTTCAACCTCGCGATCCCCACCGAGGTGCCGGGGATACCCGCCGAGGTGCTGCGGCCCCAGCGCGCCTGGGCCGACCCGCAAGCCTACGCGCGCACCGCGCACAAACTGGCGGGACTGTTCCGCGAGAACTTCAGACGGTTCGAGGACGGCGTCGATCCGGCCGTCACCGCGTCCATGCCAACCGCAGACGCCTGA